One window of the Chelonoidis abingdonii isolate Lonesome George chromosome 3, CheloAbing_2.0, whole genome shotgun sequence genome contains the following:
- the ODC1 gene encoding LOW QUALITY PROTEIN: ornithine decarboxylase (The sequence of the model RefSeq protein was modified relative to this genomic sequence to represent the inferred CDS: inserted 3 bases in 2 codons) — protein MNSFSNEEFDFTFLDEGFTAKDILDQKINEVSSSDDKDAFYVADLGDVLKKHFRWYKALPRVTPFYAVKCNDSKAIVKTLATLGAGFDCASKTEIQLVQNIGVPPERIIYANPCKQISQIKHAANSGVQMMTFDSEVELMKVARAHPKAKLVLRIATDDSKAVCRLSVKFGATLKTSRLLLERAKELDLDIIGVSFHVGSGCTDPETFVQAISDARCVFDMGTELGFSMHLLDIGGGFPGSEDVKLKFEEITNVINPALDKYFPCDSGIRIXAEPGRYYVASAFTLAVNKLXKKSCIKEQSGSDDEDDTNGKTLMYYVNDGVYGSFNCILYDHAHVKPVLQKRPKPDEGCYSCSIWGPTCDGLDRIVERFDMPELQVGDWMLFENMGAYTVAAASTFNGFQRPAIHYVMSRPAWQLMQQIKEQGFVAEEEEQDVSTLPLSCAWESGIEHHPAACASTSINV, from the exons ATGAACAGCTTCAGCAATGAGGAGTTTGACTTCACCTTCCTTGATGAAGGCTTTACTGCCAAGGATATTCTAGaccaaaaaataaatgaagtctCTTCCTCT gaTGATAAAGATGCTTTCTATGTTGCTGACCTTGGGGATGTCCTAAAGAAGCATTTCCGATGGTACAAAGCACTCCCTAGAGTAACACCCTTCTATGCTGTCAAATGTAATGACAGTAAAGCTATAGTGAAGACACTTGCTACTCTTGGTGCAGGGTTTGATTGTGCTAGTAAG ACTGAAATCCAGTTAGTACAGAACATTGGTGTACCTCCAGAGCGAATAATATATGCAAATCCTTGCAAACAAATCTCTCAAATTAAACATGCTGCCAACAGTGGTGTGCAGATGATGACTTTTGATAGTGAAGTAGAGCTAATGAAAGTTGCAAGAGCTCATCCAAAGGCAAA GCTAGTCTTGCGCATCGCAACTGATGACTCCAAAGCGGTTTGTCGCCTGAGTGTTAAATTTGGAGCTACCCTCAAAACTAGCAGACTTCTTCTGGAGCGGGCAAAAGAACTTGACCTTGACATTATTGGAGTCAG TTTCCATGTTGGAAGTGGCTGTACTGACCCAGAGACGTTTGTTCAAGCTATTTCTGATGCCCGTTGTGTCTTTGATATGGGA ACAGAGCTTGGCTTCAGTATGCATCTGCTTGATATTGGTGGTGGTTTCCCTGGTTCTGAAGATGTCAAGCTTAAATTTGAAGAG ATCACAAATGTAATCAATCCAGCGTTGGACAAATACTTTCCTTGTGATTCTGGAATAAGAA ATGCAGAGCCTGGCAGATACTATGTTGCATCAGCTTTCACGCTGGCAGTTAACAAATT CAAAAAAAGTTGTATTAAGGAGCAGTCAGGTTCTGATG ATGAGGATGATactaatggcaaaactcttatgTACTATGTGAACGATGGAGTGTATGGATCATTCAATTGCATCCTGTATGATCATGCACATGTTAAACCAGTCTTGCAAAAG AGACCTAAACCAGATGAGGGCTGTTATTCCTGTAGCATATGGGGACCAACATGTGATGGCCTGGATCGTATTGTCGAGCGCTTTGATATGCCAGAGTTGCAAGTTGGTGATTGGATGCTGTTTGAAAATATGGGTGCCTACACAGTTGCAGCTGCTTCCACTTTCAATGGATTCCAGCGGCCAGCAATACATTATGTGATGTCAAGGCCAGCATG GCAACTAATGCAACAGATTAAGGAGCAAGGTTTTGTAGCTGAAGAAGAAGAGCAGGATGTCAGTACTTTGCCACTGTCTTGTGCCTGGGAAAGTGGAATTGAACATCATCCGGCAGCTTGTGCTTCAACTAGTATTAATGTATAG